The Planctomycetia bacterium nucleotide sequence CCGGCCTATTAACACGGCTTGTGGGGAGTTTTCGGGGCCGAAACGCAAAAATAGTTTGATCGCAGTTTGATTTACGTATTCATTTAGCATGTTGGAGCCGTCCGAAGCGGAAACGCTGGGACGCAAATCGTGGCCGGAACATCGAACGAAATTATTCGCATCCGTATGGAAGCCTACGACCACTCCGTGCTCGACCAGAGCGCGGCGGAGATCGTCGACACGGCCAAGCGGACCGGCTCGGAAGTGCATGGCCCGATCCCGTTGCCGACCCGCGTCGAGCGCTATACGGTGCTCGCCGGTCCGCATATCGATAAGAAGGCTCGTCAGCAGTACGAAATTCGAACGCACAAGCGTTTGATCGACATCGTTCGCTCGACGGCGAAGACGATCGAGGCTTTGAATAAGCTCAGCTTGCCGGCTGGTGTCGACATTAAGATCAAGGCTTCGGCCCGTCACTAGTTTGGCTGATTTTCGACGCCGCTCCGCGAGTCGAAAATGGTTTGTCGCAAGAAAAGATTCGGAATTTAATCGGTTAAGAGTCGGATGGTTTCGTAGCTCAGCTGTATTTGAACTAACGCAGAATCTGAAATAACGAAGTCATGAACCTGGAAGTCTGTGGGGTAACCGGCGGCCTGTCCGCCAAGTCCCTGTAGGCAAAGATCACGCAAGGCAACGACGATGGCTATTGGACTACTCGGCCGCAAGGTCGGGATGACGCAAGTATTTGGACCCGCCGGAGAGGCGGTTTCCGTGACGGTGATCGAAGCCGGTCCCTGTCACGTGCTTCAATTGCGCTCGAAAGATCGCGATGGATATGAAGCGGTCCAGCTTGGTTTTGAAGACAAGCCGCGTCGGTTGGCCGCTCGTAGTGAGCGTGGTCATGTTGCGAAGCTCGAAAGCAAGCGGTCGAAAAAGCTCTCCGCCGGCGGCGTCGAGCTGGAAGGTAAGGCCGGCTGCGAGCCGCAACGCTTCATCCGCGAGATCGATCTCGACGGCGAGCATAAGGTCGGCGACAAGCTGACCGTATCCGTTTTCGGCGCCGTTAAGGCCGTCGATGTCACCGGCATCACCAAGGGTCGCGGCACCTCGGGCGTGATGCGTCGCCACAACTTCAAGGGCCAGCGTGCTACGCACGGCGTAAAGAAAGTGCATCGCCATGGCGGTTCGACCGGTAACAACACTTGGCCGGCCCGCGTTTGGAAGGGAAAGAAGATGGCCGGTCGCTACGGTGCCGAGCAAAGCACCATGCGCAACATCAAGGTCGTCCGTGTCGACGAAGAGAATAATCTCTTGCTTGTCCACGGCGCCGTTCCCGGCCCTGTCGGTGGTTATGTGCTGATTCGCGGCACGAATATGGTTCGCTAGTTCGCTGTCGTAAGAGATTCAAAGACTTAAAAGAAT carries:
- the rplC gene encoding 50S ribosomal protein L3 yields the protein MTQVFGPAGEAVSVTVIEAGPCHVLQLRSKDRDGYEAVQLGFEDKPRRLAARSERGHVAKLESKRSKKLSAGGVELEGKAGCEPQRFIREIDLDGEHKVGDKLTVSVFGAVKAVDVTGITKGRGTSGVMRRHNFKGQRATHGVKKVHRHGGSTGNNTWPARVWKGKKMAGRYGAEQSTMRNIKVVRVDEENNLLLVHGAVPGPVGGYVLIRGTNMVR
- the rpsJ gene encoding 30S ribosomal protein S10 gives rise to the protein MAGTSNEIIRIRMEAYDHSVLDQSAAEIVDTAKRTGSEVHGPIPLPTRVERYTVLAGPHIDKKARQQYEIRTHKRLIDIVRSTAKTIEALNKLSLPAGVDIKIKASARH